A genome region from Natronobeatus ordinarius includes the following:
- a CDS encoding efflux RND transporter permease subunit produces MNALDRTVDIVTTHNVAVVLVVGLLTAGLVLGIANAEMGGDGGFAGAVETDVDEAEQYVQANYEIDGSDDRAAHFPVYVRDEGGNALSTEAMIATLEYKQAVAEDDAVADARTNDEALSVASFVGTQAVGDPDASLAEQIAALEDADDEEIAAIVETTLAEEPEAQLLVPNSYEPGTADAESTQLVFAFEPTEDGKAPADAQYALADAAADRTDPEFFTLGEPAMDAMSETSVENTVFLVLPVVLGLILAVAAFAYRDIVDVIVGLVGVIVSIGWMFGVLGWLGVEVGPAVVIGPVLIAGLSIDYGFHVFTRYREAREALENEAAREQRDSVAAIRLPMARGLRSVAVAFGLVTITASIGFLANLVNPVGALRDLGIAITLGVGSAFVIFVTLVPALKVTIDDALERLGLDRHKQPLGSGAYVRPLLSSTVTLARRAAPVVTVVAVVLAAGGGVAWTALDEEAAGAESPDVAEWKQELPGPVGWEENEALENQEYVGEQFRSAAAAEDDRVQVLVEGSVTDDDALYALEDGIDEGVERGTFAEGRTDTIETPTTVIEAVAAEDDEFAGTVEEADTTGDGIPDSDLEAVYDHLYEVDSDRASAVIEREAGEYRSLRAIGPPQAADGPAVDADRAVNLFAVGDAIETEDASVAATVVSDATAEQAAIEQITDGIVRVMVVAVTAVFLTLVGVYRWIHGSASLGVLTAIPVALVLGYVVGGMYLLSVPLNFLTALLVSLVIGIGIDYSIHLSDRFAHERGRGRTDRDALETAVTGTGGALLGSMLTSVGAFAGMLIHPDPSFQHFATLVVLAMVAAFVASVVVLPSLLYLWARYVGAEQPVDDGDPDLAASAQD; encoded by the coding sequence ATGAACGCACTCGACAGAACGGTCGACATCGTGACGACGCACAACGTCGCCGTCGTCCTCGTCGTGGGCTTGCTCACGGCGGGACTGGTCCTCGGCATCGCGAACGCCGAGATGGGTGGCGACGGCGGCTTCGCCGGCGCGGTCGAGACCGACGTCGACGAGGCGGAACAGTACGTCCAGGCGAACTACGAGATTGACGGAAGCGACGACCGGGCAGCGCACTTCCCCGTCTACGTGCGAGACGAGGGTGGAAACGCCCTCTCGACGGAGGCGATGATCGCGACGCTCGAGTACAAGCAGGCGGTCGCCGAGGACGACGCCGTCGCGGACGCACGGACGAACGACGAAGCCCTGAGCGTCGCCTCGTTTGTCGGGACCCAAGCTGTCGGCGATCCGGACGCCAGCCTCGCCGAGCAAATCGCGGCCCTGGAGGACGCCGATGACGAGGAGATCGCTGCGATCGTCGAGACGACGCTCGCGGAGGAGCCCGAAGCACAGCTTCTGGTTCCCAACAGCTACGAGCCCGGCACCGCCGACGCCGAGAGCACGCAGCTCGTCTTCGCGTTCGAACCCACCGAGGACGGCAAGGCGCCGGCCGACGCGCAGTACGCGCTGGCCGACGCCGCCGCGGACCGTACCGATCCCGAGTTCTTCACGCTCGGCGAGCCGGCGATGGACGCGATGTCCGAAACCAGCGTGGAGAACACGGTCTTCCTGGTGCTCCCCGTCGTGCTCGGGCTGATCCTCGCCGTCGCCGCCTTCGCCTACCGCGACATCGTCGACGTGATCGTCGGGCTCGTGGGCGTGATCGTCTCGATCGGCTGGATGTTCGGCGTCCTCGGCTGGCTCGGCGTCGAGGTCGGGCCCGCGGTCGTGATCGGCCCGGTCCTGATCGCCGGGCTGTCGATCGACTACGGCTTCCACGTGTTCACCCGCTATCGCGAAGCGCGCGAGGCGCTGGAGAACGAAGCGGCCCGTGAGCAGCGAGACTCGGTGGCCGCGATCCGGCTCCCGATGGCTCGCGGACTGCGCTCGGTCGCGGTCGCGTTCGGGCTCGTCACGATCACGGCAAGCATCGGCTTCCTCGCGAACCTCGTCAACCCCGTCGGCGCCCTGCGCGACCTCGGGATCGCCATCACCCTCGGGGTCGGCTCCGCGTTCGTGATCTTCGTCACCCTCGTTCCCGCGTTGAAGGTCACGATCGACGACGCACTCGAGCGGCTGGGACTGGACCGCCACAAGCAGCCGCTCGGTTCCGGCGCGTACGTCCGCCCGCTCCTCTCGAGTACGGTGACGCTCGCCCGGCGGGCCGCTCCCGTCGTGACCGTCGTCGCGGTCGTGCTGGCCGCCGGCGGTGGGGTCGCGTGGACGGCCCTCGACGAGGAGGCCGCAGGCGCCGAGAGCCCCGACGTCGCCGAGTGGAAACAGGAGCTGCCCGGCCCGGTCGGCTGGGAGGAGAACGAGGCGCTCGAAAACCAGGAGTACGTCGGCGAGCAGTTCCGCAGTGCCGCCGCCGCCGAGGACGACCGCGTGCAGGTCCTCGTCGAGGGGTCGGTGACCGACGACGACGCGCTGTACGCCCTCGAGGACGGCATCGACGAGGGCGTCGAGCGCGGCACCTTCGCCGAGGGTCGGACGGACACCATCGAGACGCCGACGACCGTGATCGAAGCGGTCGCCGCCGAAGACGACGAGTTCGCCGGGACCGTCGAGGAGGCCGACACGACCGGCGACGGGATCCCCGACAGCGACCTCGAGGCGGTGTACGACCACCTCTACGAGGTCGATTCGGATCGGGCGAGCGCGGTGATCGAGCGGGAAGCCGGCGAGTACCGTTCGCTGCGGGCGATCGGACCGCCCCAGGCGGCCGACGGGCCGGCAGTGGACGCCGACCGGGCCGTGAACCTGTTCGCGGTCGGCGACGCGATCGAGACCGAAGACGCGAGCGTAGCGGCGACCGTCGTCAGCGACGCCACGGCCGAGCAGGCGGCGATCGAGCAGATCACCGACGGGATCGTCCGCGTGATGGTCGTGGCCGTGACCGCCGTGTTCCTGACTCTGGTCGGCGTCTATCGGTGGATCCACGGGAGTGCTTCCCTCGGCGTGCTGACGGCGATTCCCGTCGCGCTCGTGCTCGGCTACGTCGTCGGCGGCATGTACCTGCTTTCAGTCCCACTAAACTTCCTGACGGCACTGCTGGTGAGCCTGGTGATCGGCATCGGCATCGACTACTCGATCCACCTCAGCGACCGGTTCGCCCACGAGCGCGGTCGCGGCCGGACCGACCGCGACGCCCTCGAGACGGCCGTCACCGGCACCGGCGGCGCCCTCCTCGGGAGCATGCTGACCTCGGTTGGCGCGTTCGCCGGGATGTTGATCCACCCCGATCCGTCCTTCCAGCACTTCGCGACGCTGGTCGTCCTGGCGATGGTCGCCGCGTTCGTCGCGAGCGTGGTCGTCCTGCCGAGCCTGCTGTATCTGTGGGCCCGCTACGTGGGGGCCGAACAGCCGGTCGACGACGGTGACCCCGACCTCGCGGCGTCCGCGCAGGATTGA
- a CDS encoding winged helix-turn-helix domain-containing protein, protein MPDEEEAAAAFATLSDPTRIAILRAFAEALDERRMPDGGTMPVLSFSEVYERVDVDSTSQLSYHLEELDGTYLRHTDDGWKFTYAGEAIVRQFLAGAYAGDVEFEPFETAGSCLHCGAEALVTDVEDRMLLHRCEDCGGGFGAIPVTPAQVVEREDDAVLESVATRTASFFGQFREGVCGICGGIVDIEVRDLEAEAPGNLRFVATGRCRSCWSNFNGPVSVWVATHPASVAFHWDHGVDTTSLTTFEMLPRVVDKRWATDRLAPDVYEVTFRVDEDVLRLVVDDDLSVERAERVRRDSVGDR, encoded by the coding sequence ATGCCGGACGAGGAGGAAGCGGCAGCGGCATTCGCCACGCTGTCCGATCCAACGCGGATCGCAATCTTGCGAGCGTTCGCGGAGGCGCTGGACGAACGGAGGATGCCCGACGGCGGGACGATGCCGGTGCTATCGTTTTCCGAGGTGTACGAACGGGTCGACGTCGACTCGACGTCACAGCTGTCCTACCACCTCGAGGAACTCGACGGCACCTACCTCCGCCACACCGACGACGGCTGGAAGTTCACCTACGCCGGCGAGGCGATCGTCCGCCAGTTTCTCGCGGGAGCGTACGCGGGCGACGTCGAGTTCGAGCCGTTCGAGACCGCGGGGAGCTGTCTGCACTGTGGTGCCGAAGCGCTCGTGACCGACGTCGAGGACCGGATGTTGCTCCACCGATGCGAGGACTGCGGTGGGGGGTTCGGCGCCATCCCGGTGACCCCGGCACAGGTCGTCGAACGCGAGGACGACGCCGTCCTCGAGAGCGTGGCGACGCGTACCGCGAGCTTCTTCGGGCAGTTCCGCGAGGGGGTCTGTGGAATCTGCGGGGGAATCGTCGACATCGAAGTCAGGGACCTCGAGGCGGAGGCGCCGGGAAATTTGCGGTTCGTCGCGACCGGCCGCTGTCGAAGCTGCTGGAGCAATTTCAACGGACCCGTGTCGGTGTGGGTCGCGACCCACCCCGCCTCTGTCGCCTTCCACTGGGACCACGGCGTCGACACCACGTCGCTGACCACGTTCGAGATGCTCCCTCGAGTGGTAGACAAGCGGTGGGCCACCGACCGTCTCGCCCCGGACGTGTACGAGGTCACGTTCCGCGTCGACGAGGACGTCCTCCGGCTGGTCGTCGACGACGACCTCTCGGTCGAGCGCGCCGAGCGCGTCCGACGCGATTCGGTCGGCGATCGCTGA